The following coding sequences lie in one Rhinolophus ferrumequinum isolate MPI-CBG mRhiFer1 chromosome 16, mRhiFer1_v1.p, whole genome shotgun sequence genomic window:
- the ZNF32 gene encoding zinc finger protein 32 isoform X1 — MFGFPTATLLDCHGRYTQNVAFFNVMTEAHHKYDPSEATGSSSWDFQNSFRREKLEQKSPDSKTLQEDAPEVRQRVYECQECGKSFRQKGSLTLHERIHTGQKPFECTHCGKSFRAKGNLVTHQRIHTGEKPYQCKECGKSFSQRGSLAVHERLHTGQKPYECAICQRSFRNQSNLAVHRRVHSGEKPYRCDQCGKAFSQKGSLIVHIRVHTGLKPYACAQCRKSFHTRGNCILHGKIHTGETPYLCGQCGKSFTQRGSLAVHQRSCPQRLTL; from the exons ATGTTTGGATTTCCAACAGCTACCCTGCTGGACTGTCATGGAAGATATACCCAGAATGTAGCATTTTTCA atgtgatgacagaagcccACCACAAATATGATCCCTCTGAGGCCACAGGATCCTCAAGCTGGGATTTCCAGAATTCATTCAGAAGAGAGAAGCTGGAACAAAAATCGCCGGATTCTAAGACACTACAGGAAGATGCACCTGAAGTGAGACAGAGGGTCTATGAGTGCCAGGAATGTGGAAAATCCTTCAGGCAAAAGGGTAGTCTAACGTTACATGAGAGAATCCACACTGGTCAAAAACCCTTTGAGTGTACCCATTGTGGAAAAAGCTTCAGGGCCAAAGGCAATCTTGTTACACATCAGCGAATACACACAGGCGAGAAGCCCTATCAGTGCAAGGAGTGTGGTAAAAGCTTTAGTCAACGAGGTAGTCTGGCCGTTCATGAAAGACTCCACACTGGACAGAAACCCTATGAGTGTGCTATTTGTCAGAGAAGCTTCAGGAATCAGAGTAACCTTGCTGTTCATAGAAGAGTTCACAGTGGTGAGAAGCCCTATAGATGTGATCagtgtggaaaagccttcagtcAGAAAGGAAGCTTAATTGTTCACATCAGAGTCCACACAGGTCTGAAACCCTATGCCTGCGCACAATGCAGGAAGAGTTTCCATACCAGGGGAAATTGTATCCTGCATGGCAAAATCCATACAGGAGAGACACCATATCTGTGTGGTCAATGTGGAAAAAGCTTCACTCAGagaggaagtctggctgtgcacCAGCGAAGCTGCCCACAAAGGCTCACCCTTTGA
- the ZNF32 gene encoding zinc finger protein 32 isoform X2 codes for MTEAHHKYDPSEATGSSSWDFQNSFRREKLEQKSPDSKTLQEDAPEVRQRVYECQECGKSFRQKGSLTLHERIHTGQKPFECTHCGKSFRAKGNLVTHQRIHTGEKPYQCKECGKSFSQRGSLAVHERLHTGQKPYECAICQRSFRNQSNLAVHRRVHSGEKPYRCDQCGKAFSQKGSLIVHIRVHTGLKPYACAQCRKSFHTRGNCILHGKIHTGETPYLCGQCGKSFTQRGSLAVHQRSCPQRLTL; via the coding sequence atgacagaagcccACCACAAATATGATCCCTCTGAGGCCACAGGATCCTCAAGCTGGGATTTCCAGAATTCATTCAGAAGAGAGAAGCTGGAACAAAAATCGCCGGATTCTAAGACACTACAGGAAGATGCACCTGAAGTGAGACAGAGGGTCTATGAGTGCCAGGAATGTGGAAAATCCTTCAGGCAAAAGGGTAGTCTAACGTTACATGAGAGAATCCACACTGGTCAAAAACCCTTTGAGTGTACCCATTGTGGAAAAAGCTTCAGGGCCAAAGGCAATCTTGTTACACATCAGCGAATACACACAGGCGAGAAGCCCTATCAGTGCAAGGAGTGTGGTAAAAGCTTTAGTCAACGAGGTAGTCTGGCCGTTCATGAAAGACTCCACACTGGACAGAAACCCTATGAGTGTGCTATTTGTCAGAGAAGCTTCAGGAATCAGAGTAACCTTGCTGTTCATAGAAGAGTTCACAGTGGTGAGAAGCCCTATAGATGTGATCagtgtggaaaagccttcagtcAGAAAGGAAGCTTAATTGTTCACATCAGAGTCCACACAGGTCTGAAACCCTATGCCTGCGCACAATGCAGGAAGAGTTTCCATACCAGGGGAAATTGTATCCTGCATGGCAAAATCCATACAGGAGAGACACCATATCTGTGTGGTCAATGTGGAAAAAGCTTCACTCAGagaggaagtctggctgtgcacCAGCGAAGCTGCCCACAAAGGCTCACCCTTTGA